The Astyanax mexicanus isolate ESR-SI-001 chromosome 14, AstMex3_surface, whole genome shotgun sequence genome window below encodes:
- the pomt2 gene encoding protein O-mannosyl-transferase 2 isoform X1, translating to MEDRDRFSEDTRRRSCSNPPVRNRRACRETEKDRGKTKPGLPETRKTGLSHTHGFNGMCVKQPCKTSETPSQCSDHMNQPLPFWLLLCVAVFSLSTRFYNITEPPHVCWDETHFGKMGSYYINRTFFFDVHPPLGKMLIGLAGYLTGYDGTFPFVKPGDKYEDHNYWGMRGFCAALGSCLPPFAFLVVLELSRSTAAALIAASLLIFDTGCITLSQYILLDPILMFFIMGAVLSMVKFNQQRLRPFSLSWWLWLILTGVNLSGSLGVKFVGLFVIILVGISTAWDLWKLLGDLNLSLVDFAKHLFARIFGLIILPLFLYTTIFAVHFAVLNRSGPGDGFFSSAFQSRLIGNNLHNATMPEYLAYGSTITVKNLRIAGGYLHSHWHLYPEGVGAHQQQVTAYLHKDYNNQWLVKKPDSEDHAETPELVRHGDIIRLEHRETTRNLHSHLHEAPLTKKHLQVTGYGINGTGDLNDLWQVEVCGGKKGDPVKVLRSKVRFLHRSTGCVLFSSGKTLPKWGWEQVEVTCSPYLKETPNSQWNIEDHINPNLPNISLHVLKPSFLEILLESHIVMIRGNSGLKPKDNEVNSKPWHWPINYQGLRFSGVNETEYRVYLLGNPLLQTMRKRLRKSFIMCSIINNSERPAVFHKEQEQEDFSGVIWWLNLFSLGLFVVMVSVCSLALQRGAKLEGERKAHCRVILEGGGMLFLAWLLHYLPFYSMGRILYYHHYFPAVLFSSMLTGITLDTFLQNVDLLCRPPYSKYILRGGQTVLLVGILYSFYLFHPLSYGMRGPLAHDPSSSMAGLRWLDSWEF from the exons ATGGAAGACAGAGACAGATTTTCTGAGGACACACGGAGACGAAGCTGCTCTAACCCACCTGTACGGAACCGGAGAGCATGTAGGGAAACGGAGAAGGACAGAGGGAAGACAAAACCTGGGTTACCTGAAACCAGAAAAACAGGACTGTCACACACTCATGGCTTTAATGGGATGTGTGTTAAACAGCCCTGTAAAACCTCTGAGACCCCCAGTCAGTGCTCTGACCATATGAATCAACCCTTACCTTTCTGGCTTCTGCTGTGTGTGGCTGTCTTCTCCCTCTCCACCCGCTTTTACAACATCACAGAGCCTCCACACGTATG ttGGGATGAGACCCACTTTGGGAAAATGGGGAGCTATTATATCAACCGCACCTTCTTCTTTGACGTCCATCCACCTCTTGGAAAG ATGCTCATTGGCCTTGCTGGATATCTGACGGGCTACGATGGGACCTTTCCTTTTGTCAAACCTGGAGATAAATATGAGGATCATAACTACTGGGGGATGAGAGGG tTCTGTGCAGCCCTCGGCTCCTGTTTGCCTCCCTTTGCTTTCTTGGTGGTCTTGGAGCTCTCCCGATCTACTGCGGCTGCTCTTATCGCAGCTTCCCTGCTCATTTTTG ACACTGGGTGCATCACCCTCTCGCAGTATATCTTACTGGATCCCATCCTCATGTTTTTCATTATGGGAGCCGTGCTGAGCATGGTCAAATTCAACCAACAGAGACTCAG GCCTTTCAGCTTGTCCTGGTGGCTGTGGTTGATCCTGACCGGGGTGAATCTCTCTGGTTCGCTGGGAGTGAAGTTCGTGGGGCTGTTTGTCATCATTTTAGTTGGTATCAGTACAGCATGGGACCTCTGGAAACTACTCGGGGATTTAAACCTGTCTCTG gtGGATTTTGCTAAGCACTTGTTTGCCCGGATTTTTGGGTTAATTATTCTACCCTTGTTCCTGTACACCACAATATTTGCAGTCCATTTTGCTGTCTTAAACAGGag TGGTCCGGGGGATGGATTCTTTAGCTCTGCTTTCCAGTCTCGTCTAATTGGAAACAACCTGCATAATGCCACCATGCCAGAAT ACCTGGCATATGGCTCTACGATTACAGTGAAGAACCTGCGGATAGCTGGAGGCTATCTCCATTCCCACTGGCATCTTTACCCAGAGGGAGTCGGAGCCCACCAGCAGCAG GTCACTGCCTATCTGCACAAAGACTACAACAACCAGTGGTTGGTCAAAAAACCTGATAGTGAAG atcatgcAGAGACTCCAGAGCTGGTCCGACATGGAGACATCATTCGACTAGAGCACAGAGA AACCACCCGAAACCTGCACAGTCACCTGCATGAGGCCCCACTGACAAAAAAGCATCTTCAGGTCACAGGCTATGGCATT AACGGTACAGGGGACCTCAATGACCTGTGGCAGGTGGAGGTGTGTGGGGGGAAGAAAGGTGATCCGGTGAAGGTCCTGCGCAGTAAAGTCCGCTTCCTGCATCGCTCCACTGGCTGTGTGCTGTTTTCCTCAGGAAAAACCCTCCCAAAGTG GGGCTGGGAGCAGGTGGAGGTCACTTGTAGTCCATATTTAAAGGAAACTCCCAATTCCCAGTGGAACATTGAGGATCACATCAACCCCAATT TGCCCAACATCAGTCTGCATGTGCTCAAACCTTCCTTCCTGGAGATTCTGCTGGAGTCTCATATTGTCATGATCAGG GGTAACAGTGGCTTAAAACCTAAGGACAATGAGGTGAACTCTAAACCTTGGCACTGGCCCATCAACTATCAG GGTTTAAGGTTTTCTGGAGTGAATGAGACGGAGTACCGAGTGTATCTGCTGGGGAACCCT ctgctgcagacaatgaggaagaggttgaggaagagtttcatcatgtgcagcattataaacaactcagagagacctgctgtatttcataaagaacaagaacaagaggattttagtggA GTGATCTGGTGGCTGAACCTGTTCAGTCTGGGGCTGTTTGTTGTCATGGTGTCTGTGTGCTCTTTGGCCTTACAGAGAGGAGCTAAattagagggagagagaaaag CACATTGCCGGGTTATTTTAGAAGGTGGTGGGATGCTGTTCCTGGCCTGGCTGCTTCACTACCTGCCCTTCTACAGCATGGGCCGTATTCTCTACTACCACCACTACTTCCCTGCTGTGCTCTTCAGCAGTATGCTTACAG GAATAACACTGGACACATTTCTACAGAATGTTGACCTTCTATGTAGACCACCGTATTCAAAGTATATTCTAAGAGGGGGTCAGACGGTTCTCCTGGTCGGCATCCTCTACAG CTTCTATCTGTTCCACCCTCTCTCCTATGGCATGAGGGGGCCGTTAGCTCATGATCCCTCCTCCTCCATGGCCGGACTCCGGTGGCTGGACTCCTGggaattttaa
- the pomt2 gene encoding protein O-mannosyl-transferase 2 isoform X5: MEDRDRFSEDTRRRSCSNPPVRNRRACRETEKDRGKTKPGLPETRKTGLSHTHGFNGMCVKQPCKTSETPSQCSDHMNQPLPFWLLLCVAVFSLSTRFYNITEPPHVCWDETHFGKMGSYYINRTFFFDVHPPLGKMLIGLAGYLTGYDGTFPFVKPGDKYEDHNYWGMRGFCAALGSCLPPFAFLVVLELSRSTAAALIAASLLIFDTGCITLSQYILLDPILMFFIMGAVLSMVKFNQQRLRPFSLSWWLWLILTGVNLSGSLGVKFVGLFVIILVGISTAWDLWKLLGDLNLSLVDFAKHLFARIFGLIILPLFLYTTIFAVHFAVLNRSGPGDGFFSSAFQSRLIGNNLHNATMPEYLAYGSTITVKNLRIAGGYLHSHWHLYPEGVGAHQQQVTAYLHKDYNNQWLVKKPDSEDHAETPELVRHGDIIRLEHRETTRNLHSHLHEAPLTKKHLQVTGYGINGTGDLNDLWQVEVCGGKKGDPVKVLRSKVRFLHRSTGCVLFSSGKTLPKWGWEQVEVTCSPYLKETPNSQWNIEDHINPNLPNISLHVLKPSFLEILLESHIVMIRGNSGLKPKDNEVNSKPWHWPINYQGLRFSGVNETEYRVYLLGNPE, from the exons ATGGAAGACAGAGACAGATTTTCTGAGGACACACGGAGACGAAGCTGCTCTAACCCACCTGTACGGAACCGGAGAGCATGTAGGGAAACGGAGAAGGACAGAGGGAAGACAAAACCTGGGTTACCTGAAACCAGAAAAACAGGACTGTCACACACTCATGGCTTTAATGGGATGTGTGTTAAACAGCCCTGTAAAACCTCTGAGACCCCCAGTCAGTGCTCTGACCATATGAATCAACCCTTACCTTTCTGGCTTCTGCTGTGTGTGGCTGTCTTCTCCCTCTCCACCCGCTTTTACAACATCACAGAGCCTCCACACGTATG ttGGGATGAGACCCACTTTGGGAAAATGGGGAGCTATTATATCAACCGCACCTTCTTCTTTGACGTCCATCCACCTCTTGGAAAG ATGCTCATTGGCCTTGCTGGATATCTGACGGGCTACGATGGGACCTTTCCTTTTGTCAAACCTGGAGATAAATATGAGGATCATAACTACTGGGGGATGAGAGGG tTCTGTGCAGCCCTCGGCTCCTGTTTGCCTCCCTTTGCTTTCTTGGTGGTCTTGGAGCTCTCCCGATCTACTGCGGCTGCTCTTATCGCAGCTTCCCTGCTCATTTTTG ACACTGGGTGCATCACCCTCTCGCAGTATATCTTACTGGATCCCATCCTCATGTTTTTCATTATGGGAGCCGTGCTGAGCATGGTCAAATTCAACCAACAGAGACTCAG GCCTTTCAGCTTGTCCTGGTGGCTGTGGTTGATCCTGACCGGGGTGAATCTCTCTGGTTCGCTGGGAGTGAAGTTCGTGGGGCTGTTTGTCATCATTTTAGTTGGTATCAGTACAGCATGGGACCTCTGGAAACTACTCGGGGATTTAAACCTGTCTCTG gtGGATTTTGCTAAGCACTTGTTTGCCCGGATTTTTGGGTTAATTATTCTACCCTTGTTCCTGTACACCACAATATTTGCAGTCCATTTTGCTGTCTTAAACAGGag TGGTCCGGGGGATGGATTCTTTAGCTCTGCTTTCCAGTCTCGTCTAATTGGAAACAACCTGCATAATGCCACCATGCCAGAAT ACCTGGCATATGGCTCTACGATTACAGTGAAGAACCTGCGGATAGCTGGAGGCTATCTCCATTCCCACTGGCATCTTTACCCAGAGGGAGTCGGAGCCCACCAGCAGCAG GTCACTGCCTATCTGCACAAAGACTACAACAACCAGTGGTTGGTCAAAAAACCTGATAGTGAAG atcatgcAGAGACTCCAGAGCTGGTCCGACATGGAGACATCATTCGACTAGAGCACAGAGA AACCACCCGAAACCTGCACAGTCACCTGCATGAGGCCCCACTGACAAAAAAGCATCTTCAGGTCACAGGCTATGGCATT AACGGTACAGGGGACCTCAATGACCTGTGGCAGGTGGAGGTGTGTGGGGGGAAGAAAGGTGATCCGGTGAAGGTCCTGCGCAGTAAAGTCCGCTTCCTGCATCGCTCCACTGGCTGTGTGCTGTTTTCCTCAGGAAAAACCCTCCCAAAGTG GGGCTGGGAGCAGGTGGAGGTCACTTGTAGTCCATATTTAAAGGAAACTCCCAATTCCCAGTGGAACATTGAGGATCACATCAACCCCAATT TGCCCAACATCAGTCTGCATGTGCTCAAACCTTCCTTCCTGGAGATTCTGCTGGAGTCTCATATTGTCATGATCAGG GGTAACAGTGGCTTAAAACCTAAGGACAATGAGGTGAACTCTAAACCTTGGCACTGGCCCATCAACTATCAG GGTTTAAGGTTTTCTGGAGTGAATGAGACGGAGTACCGAGTGTATCTGCTGGGGAACCCT gaatga
- the pomt2 gene encoding protein O-mannosyl-transferase 2 isoform X2, with protein MEDRDRFSEDTRRRSCSNPPVRNRRACRETEKDRGKTKPGLPETRKTGLSHTHGFNGMCVKQPCKTSETPSQCSDHMNQPLPFWLLLCVAVFSLSTRFYNITEPPHVCWDETHFGKMGSYYINRTFFFDVHPPLGKMLIGLAGYLTGYDGTFPFVKPGDKYEDHNYWGMRGFCAALGSCLPPFAFLVVLELSRSTAAALIAASLLIFDTGCITLSQYILLDPILMFFIMGAVLSMVKFNQQRLRPFSLSWWLWLILTGVNLSGSLGVKFVGLFVIILVGISTAWDLWKLLGDLNLSLVDFAKHLFARIFGLIILPLFLYTTIFAVHFAVLNRSGPGDGFFSSAFQSRLIGNNLHNATMPEYLAYGSTITVKNLRIAGGYLHSHWHLYPEGVGAHQQQVTAYLHKDYNNQWLVKKPDSEDHAETPELVRHGDIIRLEHRETTRNLHSHLHEAPLTKKHLQVTGYGINGTGDLNDLWQVEVCGGKKGDPVKVLRSKVRFLHRSTGCVLFSSGKTLPKWGWEQVEVTCSPYLKETPNSQWNIEDHINPNLPNISLHVLKPSFLEILLESHIVMIRGNSGLKPKDNEVNSKPWHWPINYQGLRFSGVNETEYRVYLLGNPTMRKRLRKSFIMCSIINNSERPAVFHKEQEQEDFSGVIWWLNLFSLGLFVVMVSVCSLALQRGAKLEGERKAHCRVILEGGGMLFLAWLLHYLPFYSMGRILYYHHYFPAVLFSSMLTGITLDTFLQNVDLLCRPPYSKYILRGGQTVLLVGILYSFYLFHPLSYGMRGPLAHDPSSSMAGLRWLDSWEF; from the exons ATGGAAGACAGAGACAGATTTTCTGAGGACACACGGAGACGAAGCTGCTCTAACCCACCTGTACGGAACCGGAGAGCATGTAGGGAAACGGAGAAGGACAGAGGGAAGACAAAACCTGGGTTACCTGAAACCAGAAAAACAGGACTGTCACACACTCATGGCTTTAATGGGATGTGTGTTAAACAGCCCTGTAAAACCTCTGAGACCCCCAGTCAGTGCTCTGACCATATGAATCAACCCTTACCTTTCTGGCTTCTGCTGTGTGTGGCTGTCTTCTCCCTCTCCACCCGCTTTTACAACATCACAGAGCCTCCACACGTATG ttGGGATGAGACCCACTTTGGGAAAATGGGGAGCTATTATATCAACCGCACCTTCTTCTTTGACGTCCATCCACCTCTTGGAAAG ATGCTCATTGGCCTTGCTGGATATCTGACGGGCTACGATGGGACCTTTCCTTTTGTCAAACCTGGAGATAAATATGAGGATCATAACTACTGGGGGATGAGAGGG tTCTGTGCAGCCCTCGGCTCCTGTTTGCCTCCCTTTGCTTTCTTGGTGGTCTTGGAGCTCTCCCGATCTACTGCGGCTGCTCTTATCGCAGCTTCCCTGCTCATTTTTG ACACTGGGTGCATCACCCTCTCGCAGTATATCTTACTGGATCCCATCCTCATGTTTTTCATTATGGGAGCCGTGCTGAGCATGGTCAAATTCAACCAACAGAGACTCAG GCCTTTCAGCTTGTCCTGGTGGCTGTGGTTGATCCTGACCGGGGTGAATCTCTCTGGTTCGCTGGGAGTGAAGTTCGTGGGGCTGTTTGTCATCATTTTAGTTGGTATCAGTACAGCATGGGACCTCTGGAAACTACTCGGGGATTTAAACCTGTCTCTG gtGGATTTTGCTAAGCACTTGTTTGCCCGGATTTTTGGGTTAATTATTCTACCCTTGTTCCTGTACACCACAATATTTGCAGTCCATTTTGCTGTCTTAAACAGGag TGGTCCGGGGGATGGATTCTTTAGCTCTGCTTTCCAGTCTCGTCTAATTGGAAACAACCTGCATAATGCCACCATGCCAGAAT ACCTGGCATATGGCTCTACGATTACAGTGAAGAACCTGCGGATAGCTGGAGGCTATCTCCATTCCCACTGGCATCTTTACCCAGAGGGAGTCGGAGCCCACCAGCAGCAG GTCACTGCCTATCTGCACAAAGACTACAACAACCAGTGGTTGGTCAAAAAACCTGATAGTGAAG atcatgcAGAGACTCCAGAGCTGGTCCGACATGGAGACATCATTCGACTAGAGCACAGAGA AACCACCCGAAACCTGCACAGTCACCTGCATGAGGCCCCACTGACAAAAAAGCATCTTCAGGTCACAGGCTATGGCATT AACGGTACAGGGGACCTCAATGACCTGTGGCAGGTGGAGGTGTGTGGGGGGAAGAAAGGTGATCCGGTGAAGGTCCTGCGCAGTAAAGTCCGCTTCCTGCATCGCTCCACTGGCTGTGTGCTGTTTTCCTCAGGAAAAACCCTCCCAAAGTG GGGCTGGGAGCAGGTGGAGGTCACTTGTAGTCCATATTTAAAGGAAACTCCCAATTCCCAGTGGAACATTGAGGATCACATCAACCCCAATT TGCCCAACATCAGTCTGCATGTGCTCAAACCTTCCTTCCTGGAGATTCTGCTGGAGTCTCATATTGTCATGATCAGG GGTAACAGTGGCTTAAAACCTAAGGACAATGAGGTGAACTCTAAACCTTGGCACTGGCCCATCAACTATCAG GGTTTAAGGTTTTCTGGAGTGAATGAGACGGAGTACCGAGTGTATCTGCTGGGGAACCCT acaatgaggaagaggttgaggaagagtttcatcatgtgcagcattataaacaactcagagagacctgctgtatttcataaagaacaagaacaagaggattttagtggA GTGATCTGGTGGCTGAACCTGTTCAGTCTGGGGCTGTTTGTTGTCATGGTGTCTGTGTGCTCTTTGGCCTTACAGAGAGGAGCTAAattagagggagagagaaaag CACATTGCCGGGTTATTTTAGAAGGTGGTGGGATGCTGTTCCTGGCCTGGCTGCTTCACTACCTGCCCTTCTACAGCATGGGCCGTATTCTCTACTACCACCACTACTTCCCTGCTGTGCTCTTCAGCAGTATGCTTACAG GAATAACACTGGACACATTTCTACAGAATGTTGACCTTCTATGTAGACCACCGTATTCAAAGTATATTCTAAGAGGGGGTCAGACGGTTCTCCTGGTCGGCATCCTCTACAG CTTCTATCTGTTCCACCCTCTCTCCTATGGCATGAGGGGGCCGTTAGCTCATGATCCCTCCTCCTCCATGGCCGGACTCCGGTGGCTGGACTCCTGggaattttaa
- the pomt2 gene encoding protein O-mannosyl-transferase 2 isoform X3, which produces MEDRDRFSEDTRRRSCSNPPVRNRRACRETEKDRGKTKPGLPETRKTGLSHTHGFNGMCVKQPCKTSETPSQCSDHMNQPLPFWLLLCVAVFSLSTRFYNITEPPHVCWDETHFGKMGSYYINRTFFFDVHPPLGKMLIGLAGYLTGYDGTFPFVKPGDKYEDHNYWGMRGFCAALGSCLPPFAFLVVLELSRSTAAALIAASLLIFDTGCITLSQYILLDPILMFFIMGAVLSMVKFNQQRLRPFSLSWWLWLILTGVNLSGSLGVKFVGLFVIILVGISTAWDLWKLLGDLNLSLVDFAKHLFARIFGLIILPLFLYTTIFAVHFAVLNRSGPGDGFFSSAFQSRLIGNNLHNATMPEYLAYGSTITVKNLRIAGGYLHSHWHLYPEGVGAHQQQVTAYLHKDYNNQWLVKKPDSEDHAETPELVRHGDIIRLEHRETTRNLHSHLHEAPLTKKHLQVTGYGINGTGDLNDLWQVEVCGGKKGDPVKVLRSKVRFLHRSTGCVLFSSGKTLPKWGWEQVEVTCSPYLKETPNSQWNIEDHINPNLPNISLHVLKPSFLEILLESHIVMIRGNSGLKPKDNEVNSKPWHWPINYQGLRFSGVNETEYRVYLLGNPVIWWLNLFSLGLFVVMVSVCSLALQRGAKLEGERKAHCRVILEGGGMLFLAWLLHYLPFYSMGRILYYHHYFPAVLFSSMLTGITLDTFLQNVDLLCRPPYSKYILRGGQTVLLVGILYSFYLFHPLSYGMRGPLAHDPSSSMAGLRWLDSWEF; this is translated from the exons ATGGAAGACAGAGACAGATTTTCTGAGGACACACGGAGACGAAGCTGCTCTAACCCACCTGTACGGAACCGGAGAGCATGTAGGGAAACGGAGAAGGACAGAGGGAAGACAAAACCTGGGTTACCTGAAACCAGAAAAACAGGACTGTCACACACTCATGGCTTTAATGGGATGTGTGTTAAACAGCCCTGTAAAACCTCTGAGACCCCCAGTCAGTGCTCTGACCATATGAATCAACCCTTACCTTTCTGGCTTCTGCTGTGTGTGGCTGTCTTCTCCCTCTCCACCCGCTTTTACAACATCACAGAGCCTCCACACGTATG ttGGGATGAGACCCACTTTGGGAAAATGGGGAGCTATTATATCAACCGCACCTTCTTCTTTGACGTCCATCCACCTCTTGGAAAG ATGCTCATTGGCCTTGCTGGATATCTGACGGGCTACGATGGGACCTTTCCTTTTGTCAAACCTGGAGATAAATATGAGGATCATAACTACTGGGGGATGAGAGGG tTCTGTGCAGCCCTCGGCTCCTGTTTGCCTCCCTTTGCTTTCTTGGTGGTCTTGGAGCTCTCCCGATCTACTGCGGCTGCTCTTATCGCAGCTTCCCTGCTCATTTTTG ACACTGGGTGCATCACCCTCTCGCAGTATATCTTACTGGATCCCATCCTCATGTTTTTCATTATGGGAGCCGTGCTGAGCATGGTCAAATTCAACCAACAGAGACTCAG GCCTTTCAGCTTGTCCTGGTGGCTGTGGTTGATCCTGACCGGGGTGAATCTCTCTGGTTCGCTGGGAGTGAAGTTCGTGGGGCTGTTTGTCATCATTTTAGTTGGTATCAGTACAGCATGGGACCTCTGGAAACTACTCGGGGATTTAAACCTGTCTCTG gtGGATTTTGCTAAGCACTTGTTTGCCCGGATTTTTGGGTTAATTATTCTACCCTTGTTCCTGTACACCACAATATTTGCAGTCCATTTTGCTGTCTTAAACAGGag TGGTCCGGGGGATGGATTCTTTAGCTCTGCTTTCCAGTCTCGTCTAATTGGAAACAACCTGCATAATGCCACCATGCCAGAAT ACCTGGCATATGGCTCTACGATTACAGTGAAGAACCTGCGGATAGCTGGAGGCTATCTCCATTCCCACTGGCATCTTTACCCAGAGGGAGTCGGAGCCCACCAGCAGCAG GTCACTGCCTATCTGCACAAAGACTACAACAACCAGTGGTTGGTCAAAAAACCTGATAGTGAAG atcatgcAGAGACTCCAGAGCTGGTCCGACATGGAGACATCATTCGACTAGAGCACAGAGA AACCACCCGAAACCTGCACAGTCACCTGCATGAGGCCCCACTGACAAAAAAGCATCTTCAGGTCACAGGCTATGGCATT AACGGTACAGGGGACCTCAATGACCTGTGGCAGGTGGAGGTGTGTGGGGGGAAGAAAGGTGATCCGGTGAAGGTCCTGCGCAGTAAAGTCCGCTTCCTGCATCGCTCCACTGGCTGTGTGCTGTTTTCCTCAGGAAAAACCCTCCCAAAGTG GGGCTGGGAGCAGGTGGAGGTCACTTGTAGTCCATATTTAAAGGAAACTCCCAATTCCCAGTGGAACATTGAGGATCACATCAACCCCAATT TGCCCAACATCAGTCTGCATGTGCTCAAACCTTCCTTCCTGGAGATTCTGCTGGAGTCTCATATTGTCATGATCAGG GGTAACAGTGGCTTAAAACCTAAGGACAATGAGGTGAACTCTAAACCTTGGCACTGGCCCATCAACTATCAG GGTTTAAGGTTTTCTGGAGTGAATGAGACGGAGTACCGAGTGTATCTGCTGGGGAACCCT GTGATCTGGTGGCTGAACCTGTTCAGTCTGGGGCTGTTTGTTGTCATGGTGTCTGTGTGCTCTTTGGCCTTACAGAGAGGAGCTAAattagagggagagagaaaag CACATTGCCGGGTTATTTTAGAAGGTGGTGGGATGCTGTTCCTGGCCTGGCTGCTTCACTACCTGCCCTTCTACAGCATGGGCCGTATTCTCTACTACCACCACTACTTCCCTGCTGTGCTCTTCAGCAGTATGCTTACAG GAATAACACTGGACACATTTCTACAGAATGTTGACCTTCTATGTAGACCACCGTATTCAAAGTATATTCTAAGAGGGGGTCAGACGGTTCTCCTGGTCGGCATCCTCTACAG CTTCTATCTGTTCCACCCTCTCTCCTATGGCATGAGGGGGCCGTTAGCTCATGATCCCTCCTCCTCCATGGCCGGACTCCGGTGGCTGGACTCCTGggaattttaa